Below is a window of Camelina sativa cultivar DH55 chromosome 11, Cs, whole genome shotgun sequence DNA.
ttttttttttgttttgttttggttttattcagAAAAAACTcttgaaaatttgatttgaaattaattagtgttatttttcttctttttttttttcgctatTTTGTATGAAAACTCAGGATAAAAAATGTCATATATTCTCTGGTTTCAGTCTGAATTCAAAGCTCAAATTTATATGCTTAGAGTGTTTGGTTGTTATAGTAGATGCTTCTGGTCACATAAGATCGGGAAAGCCATTCcaatattttaaatgtaaacGATTCAAATGTTAAAActcttgaaattttttattcagAAAACTCTTGAAATTTCAGTACTTaaaaagcagaagaaaaagaaaattaatatttgccGTAATCAACGTTAGGATCATCAGCAGTATCACGTCCACCACCTTGTTGGCTCTGCGATGGTCTTACTAGCCCCTCATTCTGTTTATAATAACCCATCATTCTCCTACCTTGTTAGACACGTACAGTAGATTAATTAATGATTTGATTACTCATATTTATCAACACCTATACAGAcactataccaaaaaaaaatccatgaaaTATTAAGGAAACACAAACCGGTTAGTAGGACTGATTGGTGAACAGAAGGAAGAGCTGACTCGGTACGGCAAAGGACGGtgcaaaggagaagaagcatAATTAGCACTTGACTCatttttgaagatattgtgTTTCTCATCTCTCGATCTTTATTTACTTGACTTTAGAGGCTAGactcatatttatgtaaatgaaAGGGCGGAGGGGACATTTCACGAtagaatgaaacaaataaaaacttaaaacatactTAAGTTGGCCCTTTTATATGTTCTCCACTAGTCAATAATACCTTTAACAAGTGGACCCTCTTGttcttataaaaacaaacaattaattttactacttataaaaataagatataatccttttttgttgttgatgttataTTTTTGAGAGATCCTCCCATACCGA
It encodes the following:
- the LOC104724976 gene encoding uncharacterized protein LOC104724976, with the translated sequence MRNTISSKMSQVLIMLLLLCTVLCRTESALPSVHQSVLLTGRRMMGYYKQNEGLVRPSQSQQGGGRDTADDPNVDYGKY